The sequence below is a genomic window from Nicotiana tomentosiformis chromosome 6, ASM39032v3, whole genome shotgun sequence.
aaacagtaaaagcacatacggggagtcttaattaggggaatggggatctagaaagcaaaatgaccagtctgttcattacattctccacctcttaaacaaatgttcttCCTCGAACGGGTCGAGAATCATACCTGTAATgccaaataggtgtggatatctactccgcatgtcctcctcggtctcccaagttgcctcctcgactggttgacccctccactgaacctttaccgcagaaatcttcttggacctcaattggcaAACCTgtttgtcaacaatggcaactggctcctcctcataacccatgctctcatctagctgaaacGTGATGTAGTCTAATACATGCAActtgtcggcatgatacttccggagcatagacacgtggaaaacccgATGAACTCCCAATatactaggaggcaaagcaagctcataagcaacctccccaactcgcctcaacacctcaaatggacctataaacattgggctcaacttttccttcttcccgaacctcatgattcccttcgtcggcgagactttcaagagaaccatctcgcccaccataaatgataaatcacgtgccttccgatccgcgtaactcttctgtgtggactgtgctgtgcgaagtcgctcctgaataaaCTTCACTTTCTCctaggcatccttcactaaattagtaccatataacctagcctcgttgggcttaaaccatccgataggcgaacgacatcgccgaccatacaaagccttaaatggagccatctcaatgctagactgataactgttgttataagcaaactcgtccaaaggcaagaatcaatcccactgccctccgaagtcaatcacacatgttctaagcatatcctccaagatctgaactgtccgctctgactgcccgtcgatcTGCGGAttaaaggctgtgctgagctctactcgggtgcccaactcactctgtactgctctccataagtgcgaagtgaactgagggcctttatctgaaatgatggaaacaagCACACCacgcaaccgaacaatctcctaaatgtaaatccgggccaatctctctgaagaatacgtagtcacaaccggaataaagtgtgatgacttggtcaatctattgacaatgacccaaactacatcaaacttcctcaaggtccgcggcaacccaactacaaagtctatagtgatgCACTTCCATTTCTattcaggtataaccatctgttgGTGTAggacacctggcctctggtgctcatactttacctgctggctaTTTAGGCACCtctctacatactcaactatgtccttctttattcgccgccaccaataatgctgcctcaggtcgcgatacatcttcgtagcacctagatgaatagaataccgagaactgtgtgccccatctagaatcttctccctcaatccatcaatattaggaacacatagacgacctggagtcgtagaacatcATACTCACTGATAGTAACCGCCTTgcaccaccctatagtaccaTCTTCCTAAGAACTAGCAAGTGCGGATCATCgaactgtcgagccttgatatGCTCGAATAATGAATACTGAGTGACGAtgcatgcaagaactcagctgggctctgaaatatccaacctcataatTCTTTtatccaaggactgaatgtccaaagccaatggcctctcctccgctgaaatgaatgccaaactacccttATTCTCAGCCTTTCGGCTCAAGGCGTCCGCAACCACATTCTCCTTggccggatgataaaggatggtaatatcagaGTTCTTTAGTAACTcgagccacctgcgctgcctcaaattgagatccctttgcttgaaaaATTCTGCAAtctacgatgatcggtgtaaaccttacaggacaccccataaagataatgcctccagatcttgagagcatgaactatcatgACCAACTCCATATCATGtatggggtaatttttctcgtggggctttagctgacgtgaagcatatacaataactcgcccctccagCATCAATACAAAACCCAGGCCAAcgtgtgaagcgtcacaatacacagtatacatccctgaaccggaaaggaacactaacaccggtgttatagtcaatgcggtcttgagcatttgaaagctcgcctcgcaatcatcggaccatcggaatggagcacccttctaggtcaatctagtcaaaggagctgcaatagatgagaatccctccacaaaccaacgataataacatgctaaccccaaaaagctcctgatctcggtcgctgtggtaggacgaggccaactctgaactgcctcgatcttcttgggatctaccttaataccctcgcctgatacaacatgccccaagaatgccacaaaatctaaccagaactcgcacttagaaaacttagcatataacttatgtcCCCGCACGGtatgaagcaccactctcaatatttcatc
It includes:
- the LOC138893756 gene encoding uncharacterized protein, whose product is MFIGPFEVLRRVGEVAYELALPPSILGVHRVFHVSMLRKYHADKLHVLDYITFQLDESMGYEEEPVAIVDKQVCQLRSKKISAVKVQWRGQPVEEATWETEEDMRSRYPHLFGITGMILDPFEEEHLFKRWRM